A DNA window from Vigna unguiculata cultivar IT97K-499-35 chromosome 10, ASM411807v1, whole genome shotgun sequence contains the following coding sequences:
- the LOC114166325 gene encoding peptidyl-prolyl cis-trans isomerase CYP18-1, whose amino-acid sequence MSVTLHTNLGDIKCEIFCDEVPKTSENFLALCGSGYYDGTIFHRNIKGFMIQGGDPTGTGKGGTSIWGKKFNDEIRESLKHNARGILAMANSGPNTNGSQFFLTYAKQPHLNGLYTVFGRVIHGFEVLDLMEKTQTGAGDRPLAEIRLNRVTIHANPLAG is encoded by the exons ATG TCGGTGACTCTGCACACAAACCTAGGTGACATCAAGTGCGAAATCTTCTGCGACGAGGTTCCCAAAACCTCCGAG AACTTTTTAGCGCTGTGTGGAAGTGGTTACTATGACGGGACTATATTTCACCGCAACATTAAGGGTTTTATGATTCAAGGTGGAGATCCCACTGGAACTGGCAAAGGGGGAACCAGTATATGGGGCAAGAAATTTAATGACGAGATACGAGAATCACTGAAG CATAATGCAAGGGGAATATTGGCAATGGCTAACAGTGGTCCAAATACTAACGGAAGTCAGTTCTTCCTAACTTACGCAAAGCAGCCACATTTAAATGGGCTATACACCGTGTTTGGAAGAGTAATTCATGGATTTGAAGTTCTTGATCTCATGGAAAAG ACTCAAACTGGAGCAGGAGATCGACCACTTGCAGAGATAAGGCTCAATCGTGTAACAATACATGCTAATCCTCTTGCTGGTTAA